A window of the Burkholderia sp. 9120 genome harbors these coding sequences:
- a CDS encoding NAD(P)-dependent alcohol dehydrogenase, translating to MSTTYAYAATDATAPLAPFEIQRRELRAHDVQMEVLFCGVCHSDLHQARNEWKNTVFPVVPGHEIVGRVSAVGPDVTKYKVGDLVGVGCLVDSCRTCASCEEDLEQYCENGWVGTYNGVDRVDGQITYGGYSTQLVVDEEFTLRVPENLDPAGVAPLLCAGITTYSPLRTWGAGPGKKVGIVGLGGLGHMGVKLAHAMGAHVVLFTTSPSKIEDAKRLGADEVVISKNAQEMEAHTNSFDFILNTVAAQHDLNPFLNLLKRDGTMTLVGAPEHDHPSPQVFNLIFKRRRLAGSLIGGIAETQEMLDFCGEHGITSDVEVIAMQGINEAYERMLKSDVKYRFVIDLDSLRK from the coding sequence ATGAGCACGACTTACGCCTATGCAGCGACCGACGCTACCGCGCCGCTCGCTCCGTTCGAAATCCAGCGCCGCGAACTGCGCGCCCATGACGTGCAGATGGAAGTCCTGTTTTGCGGCGTGTGCCATTCCGACTTGCATCAGGCGCGCAACGAATGGAAGAACACGGTTTTCCCGGTGGTACCCGGACATGAGATTGTCGGCCGCGTCAGCGCGGTGGGTCCGGACGTCACGAAGTACAAGGTCGGCGATCTGGTTGGCGTGGGTTGCCTGGTCGATTCGTGCCGCACGTGTGCGAGTTGCGAGGAAGATCTCGAGCAGTATTGCGAGAACGGCTGGGTGGGCACGTATAACGGTGTCGACCGTGTGGATGGCCAGATCACTTACGGCGGTTATTCGACGCAACTCGTGGTCGACGAAGAATTCACGCTGCGGGTACCGGAGAATCTCGACCCGGCGGGTGTGGCGCCGTTGCTGTGCGCGGGCATTACCACGTACTCGCCGTTGCGTACCTGGGGCGCTGGTCCTGGCAAGAAGGTCGGGATTGTCGGCCTCGGCGGACTGGGCCATATGGGTGTGAAGCTGGCGCATGCGATGGGTGCGCATGTGGTGCTGTTCACGACGTCGCCGTCGAAGATTGAAGATGCGAAGCGGTTGGGCGCGGATGAGGTGGTGATTTCGAAGAATGCGCAGGAGATGGAAGCGCATACCAACAGCTTCGATTTCATTCTGAATACGGTGGCGGCGCAGCACGATCTGAATCCGTTTTTGAATCTGCTGAAGCGGGATGGGACGATGACGCTGGTGGGTGCGCCCGAGCACGATCATCCGTCGCCGCAGGTGTTCAATCTGATCTTCAAGCGTCGCCGGTTGGCTGGGTCGTTGATTGGTGGGATTGCCGAGACGCAGGAAATGTTGGACTTCTGCGGTGAGCATGGGATTACTTCCGATGTCGAAGTAATTGCTATGCAGGGGATTAATGAGGCTTATGAGCGGATGCTGAAGAGTGATGTCAAGTATCGGTTTGTGATTGATCTGGATTCCTTGCGGAAGTAA
- a CDS encoding AraC family transcriptional regulator, translating into MLAAPRMVELFDLLAPTPGFTRSTLEGVNLMRANSPMPRMPVMYEPSIVIVCQGRKRGYLGDQVFQYDAQQYLVLSVPLPFECETEASPETPFLAISVRVDLTMVAELLMALNETQGAAQNEPLGVYSTSLDPALSNAVQRLMEALASPLDARILAPGVVREICYRVLTGEQGDAIRAALTHQNHFGRIAKALRRIHADYYGELDVDTLAAEAGMSLAVFHAQFKAVTATSPMQYVKTTRLHHARLLMVQDGLSAGAAAARVGYESASQFSREFKRLFGLSPVDEVKRMRTVYDPPTPRVVKPVARYVTAV; encoded by the coding sequence ATGCTCGCGGCCCCGCGCATGGTCGAACTGTTCGACCTGCTGGCGCCGACTCCAGGCTTTACGCGCTCCACGCTGGAAGGCGTCAATCTGATGCGCGCCAATAGTCCGATGCCGCGCATGCCGGTCATGTATGAGCCGAGCATCGTGATTGTTTGTCAGGGCAGAAAACGCGGTTATCTCGGCGACCAGGTGTTCCAGTACGACGCGCAACAGTATCTGGTGCTGTCGGTGCCGCTGCCGTTCGAGTGCGAAACCGAGGCGAGTCCGGAGACACCGTTCCTCGCGATCTCGGTCCGCGTCGATCTGACCATGGTGGCCGAGTTGCTGATGGCGTTGAACGAAACGCAAGGCGCGGCGCAGAACGAACCGCTCGGCGTCTATTCGACGTCGCTCGACCCGGCTTTGTCGAATGCGGTGCAACGCTTGATGGAAGCGCTGGCGTCGCCGCTCGACGCGCGCATTCTCGCGCCCGGTGTGGTCCGCGAAATCTGCTATCGGGTGTTGACCGGCGAGCAGGGCGATGCGATCCGCGCGGCGCTGACGCATCAGAATCATTTCGGGCGCATTGCCAAGGCGCTGCGGCGAATTCATGCCGACTACTACGGCGAGCTCGACGTGGATACGCTGGCCGCCGAAGCCGGCATGAGCCTCGCGGTGTTCCACGCGCAATTCAAAGCGGTCACCGCCACCTCGCCGATGCAATACGTGAAGACCACGCGTTTGCATCACGCGCGCTTGCTGATGGTGCAGGACGGGTTGAGCGCGGGCGCGGCCGCGGCGCGCGTCGGTTATGAAAGCGCGTCGCAATTCAGCCGCGAGTTCAAGCGGCTGTTCGGCCTGAGTCCGGTCGATGAGGTCAAACGCATGCGCACCGTCTACGATCCGCCCACGCCGCGTGTGGTGAAGCCGGTGGCACGTTACGTGACCGCCGTTTAG
- a CDS encoding molybdopterin-dependent oxidoreductase, with translation MSASRPDEARRSPIVLSDHQPQIERLQRRLFLRSSLSIGALAMLSGCNMQDGDSVDKVLWAMSRWNDRVQGWLFDRNKLAPTYSAHEITDPFPFNAFYPEFDAPDVDGSTYQLEVSGLVTDKRSWNLDQLRALPQASQITRHICIEGWSAIGQWRGVPFRTFLERIGADLSARYVGFKCADRYYSSLDMATALHPQTQLTLDFRDAPLPAKYGYPLKLRVPTKLGFKNPKHIAAIFVTNTNPGGYWEDQGYNWFSGL, from the coding sequence ATGAGCGCATCCCGTCCCGACGAGGCGCGCCGCTCGCCGATCGTCCTCAGCGATCATCAGCCGCAAATCGAACGTTTGCAGCGGCGCCTGTTTCTGCGCTCGTCGCTGTCGATCGGCGCACTCGCCATGCTGTCCGGCTGCAACATGCAGGACGGCGATTCGGTCGACAAGGTGCTGTGGGCCATGTCGCGCTGGAACGATCGCGTGCAAGGCTGGCTGTTCGACCGCAACAAGCTCGCGCCGACCTATTCGGCGCACGAAATCACCGACCCGTTTCCGTTCAACGCGTTCTATCCCGAGTTCGATGCGCCGGATGTGGACGGCTCGACCTATCAGCTCGAAGTGTCGGGCCTGGTCACGGACAAGCGCAGCTGGAATCTCGATCAGTTGCGCGCGTTGCCGCAGGCTTCGCAGATCACGCGCCACATCTGCATTGAAGGATGGAGCGCGATCGGCCAATGGCGCGGCGTGCCGTTCCGTACTTTTCTGGAGCGCATCGGCGCCGATCTGAGCGCGCGCTATGTCGGCTTCAAGTGTGCGGACCGTTACTATTCGAGCCTAGATATGGCGACGGCCCTGCATCCGCAAACGCAACTCACGCTCGACTTCCGCGATGCCCCGTTGCCTGCGAAATACGGTTACCCGCTGAAACTGCGGGTGCCGACCAAACTCGGCTTCAAGAACCCGAAGCACATCGCGGCGATCTTCGTGACCAACACGAACCCTGGCGGCTATTGGGAAGACCAGGGGTACAACTGGTTCAGCGGCTTGTAG
- a CDS encoding cytochrome b/b6 domain-containing protein → MPETRQRQLVHPLVVRVTHWINAFAMVCMVMSGWAIYNASPFFPFRFPAWATVGGWLGGSIAWHFAAMWLLCTNGLLYLAYGIGRGHFRRKLLPVYPRDVVHDAALALRFKLPHDTGRYNAVQRALYLLVLSLGVLLVASGLSIWKPVQFSWLTALFGGFDFARRVHFVAMAGVVGFVVVHLALVLLVPRTLLPMLTGHAKPSAHEGT, encoded by the coding sequence ATGCCCGAAACACGCCAGCGTCAACTCGTTCACCCGCTCGTCGTCCGCGTCACCCATTGGATCAACGCGTTTGCGATGGTCTGTATGGTGATGAGCGGCTGGGCTATCTACAACGCGTCGCCGTTTTTCCCGTTCCGGTTTCCCGCGTGGGCGACGGTCGGCGGCTGGCTTGGCGGTTCGATTGCGTGGCATTTCGCGGCCATGTGGCTGCTGTGCACGAACGGGCTGCTGTATCTGGCGTATGGGATTGGACGCGGGCATTTCCGCCGCAAGCTGTTGCCGGTTTATCCGCGCGACGTGGTGCATGACGCGGCATTGGCGCTGCGCTTCAAACTGCCGCACGACACCGGCCGCTACAACGCGGTGCAGCGTGCGCTCTATCTGCTGGTGCTGTCGCTCGGCGTGCTGCTGGTGGCGTCGGGACTGTCGATCTGGAAGCCGGTGCAGTTCTCATGGTTGACCGCGCTATTCGGCGGTTTCGATTTCGCGCGGCGCGTGCATTTCGTCGCCATGGCGGGCGTGGTCGGATTTGTCGTCGTGCATCTGGCGCTCGTGCTGCTGGTGCCGCGCACCTTGCTGCCCATGCTCACCGGCCACGCCAAACCCTCTGCTCACGAAGGAACCTAG
- a CDS encoding heavy metal response regulator transcription factor yields MSILVIEDDPKTGDYLKKGLRESGYAVDLARTGTDGLHMALEQTYELVVLDVMLPGIDGWEIMRALRARRDLPVIFLTARDHVSDRIRGLELGADDYLVKPFSFTELVLRIRTLLRRGVIRESDVFEIADLKLDVLRRKVTREGVEIALTNKEFMLLHLLVRRQGEALSRTQIASEVWDMNFDSDTNVVDVAVKRLRAKVDHPFEKKLIHTVRSIGYTFGDGS; encoded by the coding sequence ATGAGCATTCTCGTCATTGAAGACGATCCGAAAACCGGCGACTACCTGAAGAAGGGTTTGCGCGAGAGCGGCTATGCGGTCGATCTCGCCCGCACCGGCACGGACGGTCTGCACATGGCCCTCGAACAGACGTATGAACTGGTGGTGCTGGACGTGATGCTGCCCGGCATCGACGGTTGGGAAATCATGCGCGCGCTGCGGGCGCGACGCGATCTGCCGGTCATTTTCCTGACCGCGCGCGACCACGTCAGCGATCGCATTCGCGGTCTCGAACTCGGCGCGGACGACTATCTGGTCAAGCCGTTTTCGTTCACCGAACTCGTACTGCGCATTCGCACGCTGCTGCGGCGCGGCGTGATCCGCGAAAGCGACGTGTTCGAGATCGCCGACCTCAAGCTCGACGTGCTGCGTCGCAAGGTGACGCGCGAAGGCGTGGAGATTGCGCTGACCAATAAGGAATTCATGCTGTTGCACCTGCTGGTGCGACGTCAGGGCGAAGCGCTGTCGCGCACGCAGATCGCCTCTGAAGTGTGGGATATGAATTTCGACAGCGATACGAATGTGGTGGACGTCGCCGTCAAACGGCTGCGCGCCAAGGTCGATCATCCGTTCGAGAAGAAGCTGATCCACACGGTGCGCAGCATCGGCTACACGTTCGGCGACGGCTCATGA
- a CDS encoding heavy metal sensor histidine kinase: MSWWAERSLTARTTVLFASIACVVIGTLGAYFYHSAEVSLERRADVVLTGRVEHFSRIVQDMYSVSELKERPLLFETMLGGEADVLLFRRPNETPFIDVNPAGIAVPPLQAAPSGRLPTFAEIRRTVLADGVPVHWAIATAKAREDGAEVEVIAAHPMTQEVRMLAAYRNRILLATLCGMLASTLLAYYVLRRALRPVREIATRAAQISPASLAVRLDSDAAPVELRQLTHAFNAMLDRLADGYQRLSQFSADLAHEIRTPIGALIGQTQVTLAKPREPDEYQQVLESNLEELNRLSHIAENILFLAHADHAALSVDRETVDLREELVRIADYFEGLADERGMRFTIEATGSVSADPMLCRRAINNLVVNAVRYGAPNTVVRLSGANDETGATVVVENDGAPIPEDQLHRLFDRFYRADAARSEFTESSGLGLAIVKAIMHLHGGAAQAACPAPGVVRFELRFPRA; this comes from the coding sequence ATGAGCTGGTGGGCCGAGCGGTCACTGACGGCGCGCACCACGGTGCTGTTCGCGTCGATTGCCTGCGTGGTGATCGGCACGCTCGGCGCGTATTTCTATCACTCCGCCGAAGTATCGCTGGAGCGCCGCGCCGACGTCGTGCTGACCGGCCGTGTCGAGCACTTCAGCCGTATCGTTCAGGATATGTATTCCGTCAGCGAATTGAAGGAGCGCCCGCTACTGTTCGAAACCATGTTGGGCGGAGAGGCGGACGTGCTGCTGTTTCGCCGGCCCAACGAGACGCCGTTTATCGACGTCAATCCGGCTGGCATCGCGGTGCCGCCGTTGCAGGCCGCGCCGTCGGGCCGCCTGCCGACCTTCGCCGAGATTCGCCGCACCGTGCTGGCGGACGGCGTGCCGGTGCATTGGGCGATCGCGACAGCCAAGGCGCGCGAGGACGGCGCCGAAGTCGAAGTGATTGCCGCGCATCCGATGACCCAGGAAGTGCGCATGCTCGCGGCGTATCGCAACCGCATCCTGCTGGCCACGCTGTGCGGCATGCTGGCGTCCACGCTGCTCGCTTACTACGTGTTGCGCCGCGCGTTGCGGCCGGTGCGCGAGATCGCCACGCGCGCCGCGCAGATCAGTCCGGCGAGCCTCGCGGTGCGGCTCGACAGCGACGCCGCGCCGGTCGAGTTGCGCCAGCTCACGCACGCGTTCAACGCGATGCTCGACCGTCTCGCGGATGGGTATCAGCGCTTGTCGCAGTTTTCCGCCGATCTGGCGCATGAAATCCGCACGCCGATCGGCGCGCTGATCGGCCAGACCCAGGTCACACTCGCGAAACCCCGCGAGCCCGACGAGTATCAGCAGGTGCTCGAATCGAATCTGGAAGAGCTGAACCGCCTGAGTCACATTGCCGAGAACATTCTGTTTCTGGCGCACGCGGATCATGCGGCGCTGTCGGTCGATCGGGAAACGGTCGACCTGCGTGAGGAACTCGTCAGAATCGCCGACTATTTCGAAGGTCTCGCCGACGAGCGCGGCATGCGCTTCACGATCGAGGCGACCGGATCAGTCTCCGCCGATCCGATGCTGTGCCGGCGCGCGATCAACAATCTGGTCGTGAATGCGGTGAGATATGGAGCGCCCAACACGGTGGTGCGCTTGAGCGGCGCAAACGACGAAACGGGCGCGACCGTGGTGGTGGAGAACGACGGTGCACCGATTCCGGAGGATCAGTTGCACCGGCTGTTCGATCGTTTCTACCGGGCGGATGCGGCGCGCAGCGAGTTCACCGAATCGAGCGGGCTGGGGCTCGCCATCGTCAAGGCGATCATGCATCTGCATGGCGGCGCCGCACAGGCGGCTTGTCCCGCGCCCGGCGTGGTGCGCTTCGAATTGCGCTTTCCGCGTGCCTGA
- a CDS encoding acyl-homoserine-lactone synthase — translation MDEIAIVTMDNLSPIARRQLGRYRHAVFVEHMQWDLPSAGNPAREEWDEFDRNDTTHVIGYTETRQICGYTRLLPTTRPYLLAEVFPDLLSAPLAGDARIWEMSRFTTLHADVAIDLERMRQLLRIVFQYATCLGIQRLIGVAPVGMTRLYRRLGLVLRAMGPVDTARGDSLAAFSLDVDRAGLTLLCDRSA, via the coding sequence ATGGACGAAATTGCGATCGTCACGATGGACAATCTCAGCCCCATCGCCAGACGGCAGCTTGGCCGATACCGGCATGCGGTATTCGTCGAACACATGCAATGGGATTTGCCGTCCGCCGGAAACCCGGCCAGGGAAGAGTGGGATGAATTCGACCGCAACGACACCACCCATGTCATCGGGTACACCGAGACCCGGCAGATCTGCGGCTACACACGCCTGCTGCCCACCACGCGGCCTTATCTGCTGGCTGAGGTGTTTCCCGATCTGTTGTCCGCACCGCTGGCCGGCGATGCTCGCATATGGGAAATGTCGCGCTTCACCACGTTACATGCCGACGTGGCGATCGACCTGGAGCGAATGCGTCAACTGCTGCGGATCGTTTTTCAATACGCGACCTGCTTAGGAATTCAACGCCTGATCGGCGTCGCCCCGGTCGGAATGACGCGGCTCTACCGCCGGCTAGGGCTGGTGCTGCGCGCCATGGGTCCAGTGGACACGGCGCGCGGAGATAGCCTGGCGGCATTTTCTCTCGACGTGGACCGGGCCGGATTGACGCTGCTGTGCGATCGATCGGCCTGA
- a CDS encoding autoinducer binding domain-containing protein, with translation MCPDPSGWWNDLFFKLQNCEQIDHALTVLSRASQDLGFAYCAFGYHNRPPFHFRNVVIKSSYPTPWVSRYLDQHYLEIDPIARLDVRDLTPTVWNDDLFSDAQPLWDEARSAGLRVGISQPCWDARGRCGVFSLARDYPALGCHEIQALRPYLAALSHLSMTCVSTIADRQRDDTTEINLTRREIEILRWTADGGSAKSISNALDISADTVNFHLKNCMRKLNASSKVAAAAYAIAYGYL, from the coding sequence ATGTGCCCTGACCCCTCCGGATGGTGGAACGATCTCTTCTTCAAACTGCAGAACTGCGAGCAGATCGACCACGCGCTCACCGTGCTGTCGCGTGCATCACAAGACCTTGGGTTTGCGTATTGCGCGTTCGGTTATCACAATCGCCCGCCCTTTCATTTCAGGAACGTCGTGATCAAGAGTTCCTATCCCACGCCGTGGGTATCGCGCTACCTCGATCAGCACTATCTGGAGATCGATCCGATCGCGAGACTCGACGTCAGGGACCTGACGCCCACCGTCTGGAACGACGACCTTTTCAGCGACGCCCAACCCTTATGGGACGAAGCCCGCTCCGCGGGACTGCGAGTCGGCATCTCCCAGCCTTGCTGGGACGCGCGCGGACGGTGCGGCGTGTTCTCCCTCGCGCGCGATTACCCGGCCCTCGGTTGCCACGAGATACAAGCGCTGCGACCGTACCTTGCCGCACTCAGCCATCTGTCGATGACGTGTGTGAGCACCATTGCCGACCGACAGCGGGACGACACAACTGAAATCAATCTCACCCGGCGTGAAATTGAAATCCTTCGCTGGACCGCCGACGGCGGATCCGCCAAAAGCATCTCCAACGCGTTGGATATCTCGGCCGATACCGTGAACTTTCATTTGAAAAACTGTATGAGAAAACTCAACGCGTCATCCAAGGTCGCGGCCGCCGCGTATGCGATCGCCTACGGTTATCTATAG
- a CDS encoding glutathionylspermidine synthase family protein, protein MLESFSGSGDFPVFDPEKDWITLGQDQSKAELNRAYAYVQERAIQDRLSMSFEGDQSRAYPVMSGFCALHAATEEVLSAQIKTVFDALQKIVATYRTDKNLQHFLDIPKPLNRWIKEDAQPSNNRIDLCRFDLMGRSLAQLKIIEFNANAPGGIVYAGMINRYWRQAPWSAELIESWGGAPSAFEREDWVADWLSALADARGMEAIEGIALLHPAGGNMLELPHLKKRLEARGLRAAMLSPEQLFEDADSSFRLGYLKYGVQRALQDIGQWDRFCRSVVEGRLVIPSSLAGRWIGDNKLCIAVMSDPRFAYLFDDAERAAIHALVPLSRKLGDGVSRADLLNNKDDFVIKHPYGTRGAAVHVGRDYDAATWTDLIMQTSSSGYVVQRFVDSECEVEGETCFRDLVVTIASGEIAGYGSRVSRARKVNIAQEGRKMAVLSSLRATR, encoded by the coding sequence ATGCTTGAATCGTTCTCAGGAAGTGGCGATTTTCCTGTTTTTGATCCCGAGAAAGACTGGATCACGTTGGGACAGGATCAATCGAAGGCCGAACTGAATCGGGCCTACGCCTACGTACAGGAACGCGCGATCCAGGACCGGTTATCGATGAGCTTCGAAGGCGATCAGTCGCGCGCTTATCCGGTCATGTCGGGTTTTTGCGCGCTTCACGCCGCGACAGAAGAAGTGCTGTCGGCGCAAATAAAAACGGTATTCGACGCGTTGCAGAAGATCGTCGCCACGTACCGGACCGACAAGAACCTCCAGCACTTTCTCGACATTCCGAAGCCGCTGAACCGCTGGATCAAGGAAGACGCGCAGCCATCGAACAACCGGATCGATCTGTGCCGTTTCGATCTGATGGGGCGCAGCCTGGCGCAGTTGAAAATCATCGAATTCAATGCGAACGCGCCGGGCGGCATCGTGTACGCCGGCATGATCAACCGCTATTGGCGGCAGGCGCCTTGGTCCGCGGAGTTGATCGAATCGTGGGGCGGCGCTCCTTCTGCGTTCGAGCGGGAAGATTGGGTCGCCGACTGGCTCTCGGCACTGGCCGACGCGCGCGGCATGGAAGCGATCGAAGGTATCGCGCTGCTGCATCCCGCGGGCGGCAATATGCTTGAATTGCCTCACCTGAAGAAGCGGCTGGAGGCGCGCGGCCTACGCGCCGCCATGCTGAGCCCGGAGCAACTATTCGAGGACGCGGACTCCTCGTTTCGACTTGGCTACCTGAAATACGGCGTACAGCGCGCTCTTCAGGACATCGGACAATGGGACCGCTTCTGCCGAAGCGTCGTGGAAGGGCGACTGGTGATCCCATCGTCGCTAGCGGGGCGCTGGATCGGCGACAACAAACTCTGTATCGCCGTCATGTCGGACCCGCGCTTCGCCTATCTGTTCGACGACGCCGAGCGCGCGGCGATTCATGCCCTCGTGCCGCTGAGCCGCAAACTCGGCGACGGCGTGAGCCGCGCGGACCTGCTCAACAATAAAGACGACTTCGTCATCAAGCATCCGTACGGCACGCGCGGCGCGGCGGTCCACGTCGGGCGCGACTACGACGCGGCCACGTGGACTGACCTGATCATGCAAACGTCTTCTTCGGGCTACGTCGTGCAACGCTTCGTCGACTCGGAATGCGAGGTCGAAGGCGAGACCTGCTTCCGGGATCTGGTGGTGACGATTGCCAGCGGCGAAATTGCCGGCTATGGATCGCGTGTCAGCCGGGCGCGCAAAGTCAACATCGCGCAGGAGGGCCGCAAGATGGCGGTGCTGAGTTCGCTGCGCGCCACGCGCTGA
- a CDS encoding MFS transporter, translating into MRLFPLRWFTQQGKRFDALACRDFRRFTCGNGVSLIGTWLQRVGAGWLAWEASHSSVWLGIVAFADLFPTLLFAPLAGVMADRCDRRKVVLYCQCVAMAMALLQCGLLLGGVQSLAWLLVTTSISGTANALCQPARMAWVSGLVPKPRLASAVAINSLCFNLARFAGPAVAGAVLLEFGTAALFGLNALSYAVFIVVLVRMPAAPMPAAMAPSARWFGDALDGFRYLASVAYLRGVFVITAASAVCIRGIPELAPAISEQLLRQGPRGFASLVAAAGAGALAGGIWFSGRDGARYVASLIKRHVLAASLCALALALTRDFRLALALFFAMGFSIVVTGIGAQTLIHQSVPEHLRGRVLGSYGVIFRGGPALSALWLGAAAPLGGLRVALGLGGVLCVLICVMASVRVRRAPGHLARSR; encoded by the coding sequence GTGCGACTTTTTCCTTTACGCTGGTTCACGCAGCAGGGCAAGCGCTTCGATGCGCTTGCCTGCCGGGACTTCCGGCGCTTTACGTGCGGCAACGGCGTGTCGCTGATCGGAACATGGTTGCAGCGGGTCGGCGCCGGTTGGCTGGCGTGGGAAGCCAGCCATTCGAGCGTGTGGCTCGGCATCGTGGCGTTCGCCGATCTGTTCCCCACGCTCCTGTTCGCGCCGCTCGCGGGGGTGATGGCGGACCGCTGCGACCGGCGCAAGGTCGTGCTTTACTGCCAATGCGTCGCGATGGCCATGGCCCTCCTGCAGTGCGGTCTGTTGCTAGGCGGTGTCCAGTCGCTCGCCTGGCTGCTGGTGACGACGTCGATCTCGGGGACCGCGAATGCGTTGTGTCAGCCCGCGCGCATGGCCTGGGTATCGGGCCTCGTGCCGAAACCGCGCCTTGCGTCGGCGGTGGCGATCAATTCGCTGTGCTTCAATCTCGCGCGTTTCGCCGGACCGGCGGTCGCGGGCGCGGTGCTGCTCGAGTTCGGCACGGCGGCGCTGTTCGGGTTGAATGCGCTCAGCTACGCGGTCTTCATCGTCGTGCTAGTGCGCATGCCGGCGGCCCCGATGCCTGCCGCCATGGCGCCGTCCGCCCGGTGGTTCGGCGACGCGCTGGACGGCTTTCGCTACCTCGCGTCGGTCGCGTATTTAAGGGGCGTTTTCGTGATCACGGCGGCGTCGGCCGTGTGCATTCGCGGCATTCCGGAGCTGGCGCCGGCCATCAGCGAACAGTTGCTGCGACAGGGGCCGCGTGGTTTCGCGTCGCTGGTTGCCGCGGCGGGCGCCGGGGCGCTGGCGGGCGGCATCTGGTTCAGCGGCCGCGACGGCGCGCGATATGTGGCGAGCCTGATCAAGCGCCACGTGCTGGCGGCGTCGCTCTGTGCGTTGGCGTTGGCGCTGACGCGCGATTTCCGGCTCGCGTTAGCGCTTTTCTTCGCGATGGGTTTTTCGATCGTCGTGACCGGTATCGGCGCGCAGACGTTGATTCACCAGTCGGTGCCGGAGCATCTGCGCGGGCGCGTGCTGGGATCGTATGGGGTGATTTTTCGCGGCGGACCGGCCCTGAGCGCGTTGTGGCTCGGGGCGGCCGCACCGCTTGGCGGACTGCGCGTGGCGCTGGGACTCGGCGGCGTGCTGTGTGTGCTGATCTGTGTCATGGCGAGCGTCCGGGTTCGCCGGGCGCCTGGCCACCTGGCGCGGTCGCGCTGA